The sequence AGTTGTTCGCAGAGAGCCCGCACGAGTTCCAGGCCCAGGGTCTCCGCCTCCTCCGGGTCCAGCCCGGGGGGCAGGCCCACGCCGTCGTCGCGCACGCGCAGCACGGCCCGGCCGCCGTCCCGCCGGAAGTCCACCCGCAGGACGCCGCGCCTGTCCCCGGGGAAGGCGTGACGCAGGGCGTTGGCCATGAGCTCCCCGGCCAGCAGGCCGCAGGGCGCGGCCTGGTCCAGGCCGAGCACCGCGTCGTTCTCGAAGATCTCCAGCCGCACCCGGCCGTCGGGGTCATGCCGCCGGGAGAGGGCCTGGGCCAGCTCGCGGACATAGGTGCGCAGGCACACGCTGGTCACGTCCCCGGAGCGCGAGAGCACGTCATGGGCCCGGCCCAGGGTCTGCACCCGCTCCAGGCTCTCGGAGAGCATGGCCCGGTCGGCCGAGCTCTCGTAGCGCAGGCCCTGGAGGTTGAGCATGCTCTGCACGAGCTGGAGGTTGTTCTTCACCCGGTGGTGCACCTCCCGCAGGAGGAGGTCCTTTTGCCGCAGGGAGGCGCGCAGGGCCTCCTCGGCCCGGAGGTGCAGCTCCCGGCGCTCCATGGCCTCCAGGGCGAAGCCCACGTCCAGGGCGATCTCCCGCACCAGGGAGGCCTCGCGTTCGCGGAAGAACCCCGCCTCCCCGCCGCAAAACCCCAGGACCACGGCCGGGCGGCCGCGCACCAGGACCGGCGCGGCGGCCAGGGAACGGCAGCCCTGGGTCAGGGCCGCGTCCACCCAGGGTTCGGAGGGAGCCACGCGCAGGTCGTGGACGATCCAGGTCTCGCCCGAGGCCAGGGCCTCCGCCGCCGGGCAGCCGTCCCCGCTCTCCAGGAACGGGGCCGTATCCAGGTTTCCGGCCGAGGCCAGGAGCCGCAGCCCGCCCGCCTCCCCGGCGGCCT is a genomic window of Desulfovibrio aminophilus containing:
- a CDS encoding histidine kinase dimerization/phosphoacceptor domain -containing protein; this encodes MWAIPLAYAALAALWIVFSDAFVEMLAATPAALSRMQTWKGWFFVVCTALLLAVLLWREYGRLMARQRELERLTRLYAVLSQVNQAIVRETDRDRLFRDICGVAVEFGGFRPAFVAEAAGEAGGLRLLASAGNLDTAPFLESGDGCPAAEALASGETWIVHDLRVAPSEPWVDAALTQGCRSLAAAPVLVRGRPAVVLGFCGGEAGFFREREASLVREIALDVGFALEAMERRELHLRAEEALRASLRQKDLLLREVHHRVKNNLQLVQSMLNLQGLRYESSADRAMLSESLERVQTLGRAHDVLSRSGDVTSVCLRTYVRELAQALSRRHDPDGRVRLEIFENDAVLGLDQAAPCGLLAGELMANALRHAFPGDRRGVLRVDFRRDGGRAVLRVRDDGVGLPPGLDPEEAETLGLELVRALCEQLGGRPRWEREQGTGFELAFDLTPTEPARLGEAGEACSSSFSTGSG